The DNA region TTTTTTATCAAAcagtaaaaagaaagaaaatctaATTTGGGATAGCGTAATTTCTGCAGGCTCAACCTGAAACATTTGAAATTGTCCAAAACACAATTGCCAAGCAGCTATCGGTTGATGTGAATACTGTGACACGCCACACCAGGTTTGCTAATTTGGGTCCTGATTCTCTTGACACCGTATGTAATGATTTTGTTCACTGATATAGTGTATAACTATCTTGCATGTTGAGAAGAAGTTACATACCCACAATATATAACTATCATAACCAATTTGATATGATAACGTTTAAAAAAATGTAACATGTAAATATATAATACTATGTCAAAAcatgttaaaaatatatatatcgatACGTGTGAAAAGTCTCTATGCCGTCGATGTATAAATTGAATAGTTTTCAATATAATCTCTTCTCTTTTAGTCcgctaacatttttttttttttgatttgggAAAGGGGTAGGTCAGTGGGTGTGGAGGggattaaatttcaagaaatatttaTTATATGATTATCTAAAATTGTAGGTGGAAATAATGATGGCTCTAGAAGAGAAATTGGGAGAGTCAATTGGAGAAGGAGGAGCTCAGAACATTGCCACTGTCCAAGATGCTGCCGATCTCATTGAAAAAGTGAAGGAAATTGCAGCTTGATATGATGCGCTTCCAATCATATATCTGAAATGATCAATTTGAGTCCAGACATAATTAGCTGTGAAATTTACCatcctattttaattttttcattttgtttccaTATGCCATGGCCAATGCTTACAATATTTTATCCTAACCAGAAATTTTGCTATTACTTCCAAATCCTTTCAAGATTTGGTCCTCCATTTATGAAGTACAAATACAAATAAACAACAAATGCTTTTTTTCACTGTCATTCATATATGTGTAACTCTTGATGTGTGACGAAATCACAATCTTTATATTAGGTACGAAATATTTGATTGCTATTTAATATGCTCCTGATGCTTTATCAGATCTTTAAAGCAATCAATCTTCTTTAATTTGTGCAAACAACTACACATAAGATGCTAAACTAAATTCCCTGACTTCAATGCATCCATAAGCACAGTGGCTGAAATATTAGTTAATTACAGTCAAATTGGCTGTATTAACAAATTTACTTTCTTAACAGAATATAGCATAAGATCATTAATTACAAAAAATTTTAAGGTAAGAAGATAATATTTCTCAAGGGTTGCTTAATATTCGACAGTAGTATAAGATATTAATGCAACTTTGGTCACGAGAACTGCATTAAATCACGCATTCTTACATAATTTTTGAACTTCAAATCCATAATATTTAGAAGATTTTTAACATGTCTTACACCACATGCATGAGTTGAATACGAAGAAGATGAAGCaataattattgattttttgtttttgtttttttgtttagaACATCATAAAGCATATGGTAAATCAAAAGTAAATTATGAAATTATACCAACTAAGACTAATTgtggaaaaacaaaagaagagtcaTTCAACATGCAAATACAAAATAACGCCAAAACATTTAAGAGATCTTGAAAGCAAAGTGTTAAAATGAGTATTTGATACCAGGTGAGAAATAAATAAAGTGTCGCCTTGCTAAATACTCATTGGCTATAAAATGAATTTGGGGCAGTTGATAGCTGTTTGCTATTAGATCAATGCTTCAATTTTAAACAGTCAAGGGCGTAAACTAGACACAATATAGTAGATGAAAATTAtgagaaaacaatttttgttgGCAGtgagaaaaaacaaaatttgaatCTTAGTgaaaataaccaaaatggaaaaTTTCTTATCATCCTACCCCTTTGGCCCTAGATTAAATTCCAAATATTTGCAGGTTATTTTAAATAAGTGTTATGTCTATCAAAATGACTCATTATTtcaacttaaaacataaaatatagaatTTAAAGTTTGAAAAGTAAGTTTTAGaatccttttaattttttatacatGAAACGCCAAATATGTTTTCATATTCAATTCGATAATATGTTttcatattcaattcgattTTAACTTCAAATATCCTTTTTCAATTTTGACTTAAACCCTACTTTTCTTAATCTATTTGATCTTATATATTTTTACTGGATCTTATGGAGCGTGCTTATATACAACATCATTCATGGGATATTTTTGAAAGTCACACTGAAAAAAGGGAGCGAGTTAttagataaaaagaaaaataatttggacCAAAAAAAGTGACTTGGACAAATATACATTGATTAGTTGCgtcagtaaaaaataaaataaaatataaccaTACACATTCTATATATCCTACAGTAAGTCTAAAACGACAGCCTCTTCGATACAATATTGATGATCTTATAAGTATTAAAGTCAATTTATATCCAAACACTTATTAAGTAGgtgtttggtcataaaaatcaaatatttttcactttatttggtattttagagttagagttgaagataaagttatgtttggttataatttttggaaagaatatttgattgtttgaatgtattgaaaataaaaaaaatggcgaaaaaaagtgaaaaataagtttttattgtttttcaaatttcaaatataatttcaagttgtatttgaaatttttatggcaaatatgataaagtgaaaaaagaaaaaaagtgaataattctcatgggcAAACAGGCCCTAAATCTTGCTTAACCTAATTATAGAATTAAATTAAATACTTAATAAGAcattatagatttttttttattactcctttcggattaaaaaaagagttcacttagcctttttttcggataaaaaaaagaagctacttaacaaattaaaaaagaattaactttatttttccatatttgctcctattaagtgttatatgattaaatttcaatccctatttaattaggaataatttaattaaattataatttttttaaagagtaTATAAATGgttaagtgaatttttttttaatccgaaaggaATATTATACCGAAGGTAGGGGAGAAACGATTCGAGCCGTCAATAATAAGTTAAAAGTTGAGGTAGTCAACGACTGCATCCCACAGACATTATAGATTTGCACAGTGCAGACCACGTAAAAACAAATCAAGCAGTGAACTGATGTGTGAATGACACAGCACCAACAGTACACATCAATTAATACAACTAATTAATTACTACAAGCATAGTACAACATTTGGGCTTTTTATCTCTTTTCCCCATGAACATACTCTGTCACCAAAACTTCTTTCTCTATTCTTGTCTCAGTTCTTCCATGAACtgaaaaaaatccaaaaaaaaaaaagaaaaaaaattaaaaaatcacaaATCCTGTTAAGATGCTATCAGCATCAGAACCACCGGCAACCGCCGCCACTCCACCACCGCAATCCTCCGATGACGACTTCTTCTCATCAGCATCGTTAGCATCAACGTCTGCCACGTCATCACCGTCCACGTCACCACCACAACCTCATCCACAGATCCCAATTACATGGCCTGATGACGGAACCCTAACCCTAACTTGGGTTAACAATCTAATGCTAGCATTTGATTGGTCATCTAAGAATCTATCTCCTGAAGAACTTCCATCTGTGTTGCCTGTACCTGTTTTTGATAAGCTTGTATTGACGGGTTCGAAGATCTTGCATAAAGAGACTAATTGTGTGTGTATTGATAGCGGGTTAGGGTTGGGTTCGGATTCGAAGGTGGTTGTTGTTGGGGATGTACATGGGCAGTTGCATGAtgtgttgttcttgttgagagATGCGGGTTTTCCTTCTGATGATCGGTTTTTTGTGTTTAATGGGGATTATGTTGATAGAGGTGCTTGGGGTCTTgagacttttcttcttttgctgGCTtggaaggtaaaaaaaaaaaaaaaaaaaaagagattgaaTTAAGGTTTTGGACTATTTGTTTCCTGTGGTGATTTTTGTGACCTTAATACAAGGAAAGACGACATTTTTAATTGATTTCTATGGAAATAAATGTTTTGGTTGTGCTGTTACTCACTCAATTATCTTTCTAGTTAGAATATTAAGGTAATGTAGCTTGAAATTCTGTTTGGTAATGTTTAGCATCAATTATGCTGCCTACCCATGAAAAGTTATTTATTATGGGTGTTTGGGGTCTTGAGACCTTCCTTCTTTGCTGGCTTggaaggttaaaaaaaaaaaaatagttgaggTTTTGGACTCTTTGTTTCCGGTGGTCATTTTGTGGCCTTAATACAAGGAAAGACGAAAGCTTTAACTGATTTTTTATGGAACTAGTCTTTAGGTTGAGTTATTTGGAACTTACTCAGTTGATCTTTCTATTTAGAATATTAAGGTAATGTAGTTTGAAATTCAGTTTTGGTAATGTTTAGCATCAATTATGCTGCCTAcccatgaaaaattatttagtatggAATTTGTATTTTGGTTGAGTTAGCTGTAACTCACTCAATTATCTTTCTATTTAGAATATTAAGGTAATGTAGGTTGAAATTCAGTTTTTGGTAATGTTGAACATCAATTATGCTGCCTATCCATGATAAGTTATTTATTACGGGCACTACGTAGCACGAGTTGTGTTCAGTTTTATGTGGTCACTCAGCATGGAGAATTAGGTTTTGTAGATCTTGCGGAGGTATTCTGTCTTAGAGACTGATTTTCTCACTCTGTCTATGGCAACGTCATTTAACATTTTGGAGGTGTTCAGCAACAAAATGCTGAAGCAAAATGCGACACTGATCTAAACTTTAAAGTACCAGGCTCCATATCAATTCATGGGTAATCTGTAGAATAGGCAAATTTAGTTTTGGTTAGGCTTTATTACCCTGCATCTTCCTGAAGTGCTGTCTCAATTACAATTTTTCCTAGGTTATATTGGTCCATTCATGTGCCTTGTCTTGCTGGGATACGATGATATGCGTCAAGTAGTAGTGAGCTTGTAGCAcctaacttcaacttgataGTTGATGTGTTGTAGCTTTGAAGTCAAGTTTTTCCATGTAAATAATTTCTAGCACATATTAGACAAATACAACTCTGAATATTCAATGGAACTGTATATTTTTTTCAGGTTCTTATGCCCAATAGGGTGTTTCTCCTTCGTGGAAATCACGAGTCAAAATACTGTACTTCTGTTTATGGTTTTGAAAAGGAAGTTCTGGCCAAGTATGCGGACAGTGGGAAACATGTCTATAGAAAATGTTTAGGATGCTTCGAAGGACTTCCTCTTGCCTCCATTATTGGTGGTAATGTCTATACTGCACATGGAGGTATTTTCCGCAGTGTTGCTGTCACTCCAGCTAAAAGAGCTAAAGGGAAGAAGAACCGTAAAATAGTATTGAATCCTGATGTAAGTGCTTTATCTCTTGGTTCTATGGAGGAGTTATTAAAATCCAGGAGATCTGTCCTTGATCCTCCTTGGGAAGGTACAAATTTGATACCTGGTGATGTATTATGGTCAGACCCTTCAATGAAGAAGGGACTTTCCCCAAATAAAGAAAGAGGAATTGGTCTCTTATGGGGTCCGGATTGTACAGAAGATTTTTTGAAGAAGTTGAATTTAAAGGTATACTGCTTGAACTGTACTTCTTTGTATAtgctcttttcttcttttttattgacATTGCCCTGCTGCTAAATTTCTTTGAAGTTGTCTTTTCTCAGAGCTTATAGTACATTTTATCGTTCGTTTCAGAATGAAATTATACAATATATTATGTATTGTTCGGACGGTTATATGGTGCGAATGGTGTGATTGGACGTACTATTTGTCAGATATAATCGTTGAGTTTGTAGTTCTTGGATTTGATTTCTATAGCTTCTATTTTAAACTATGTTTGGTTGAGGTATAAGAAGGAGGGTTCGAGGAGTGGAAGTAAATGTGGAAAGAATAAGGGTTATTTCTCTCACATATACAAGTAAGTAAAAGAAGAGGTGGAGTAATTGGAAGGTTTAGGTTCCCCTCATGGTAGCTTTTTAAATCCTTCCAAAACTAAATGAGAAAAGGAGGAAGTATATCACTTTTACtcagttttcaacttttccaaccatatTAGACAACTGGGTGCAAACTAATTAATATCTCACCTAAGTAATGGAAACCAACTATTTTCTCTTCCTTTACTCtcccctcattttttttttctagaaccAAACATATTGTTATCCAACCTCTGATGTATTTTATCATAGTCATAACAATTCAGTTGCGCCTTTGTTGTAACTTGTAGCCATTTTTATagtgataaaataataaaatttctttaaaagaaGGGCAAAAACTGGCCCGTATATAAGAATAAGAAGTACACCAAAAAGTAGAGAAGCTTACACAATGTTTTCTACTAATGACGTCACTTAATATTTGAATCCATCAATTTTCTTCTCATATGACAGTTCAAATGTTGGGTCATTACCTTATCTGTATAGTCATGGAGGTATGTTCATTTCTTCCTTAAAGATGATCATAGAAACTTTACTATCAGGCAAGGCCGCAAGGGAAATGACCCAATGTACTTTCAgatggaaattaattaattaacatattttgaGTCCATGAGAAGGATAAGCATAACTAATCAAAGCAACTCCAAAGATCGAATGAGGAGAGCACTGCTCTGTATCCAGttgtcttttcatttttatcaaCCTGAAGGGGGCTGGCTGTAGCATATTTTTCTTGAGGAGAGCACTGCTCTGTATCCAGTTGCAAGGCTAATAGTGTTAACCAATAACAAGTGCATGAGTTTTAGCGATAACCATACTGGGAATCTTAGAAAATTATGTGGTTACCCGTACTTATTTAAGTAAGAAAAGGATCTGGTTATTGTTTCCTTAAAAACTAGTACATAAAGATAGTAGTGCACATTAATATCTGAAATTATGTCCTAGGGATACATACTGAACAACCTCAGGACATGAATTTACTCGTACTTGGAAGTGCAAAACCAACTCAGATTTAGCTTTATCGTGCTGCAACATCACTTGATAAGGATGAGATAACACTCTGTTGAATGTTGTAACTGTAATAGGTCGCTAGTGTTGGTTCTTACCTGGGATCGTTTCCTGGAAGTGCAGTACAATCAtttaactggaaaaaaaaaggggaaaaaaagttGTATGAGATCTTAATTGGAAATATCCGTCGACGAAGCATCTAGCCACCTAAAGACCCAAGATAAAGTGAAGAAACGCAAAGGATTAAAGATAATTTTACGAGACATAGGCCTCTCGAGTAATAGTTTGCATGTTTGAGATTTTTCTTATATCACATCTATCCtttttatgtttacattattcAGGTAGCTTTAGGTTCTTGTATTTATGTGAGCTTGACATCTTCCGTTGTAGCTTTTATCTATGAAGAAATTGCTAACACTTTGGTCTTTAATTGTCGCTACCTCAGTTGATTATAAGGTCACATGAAGGTCCAGATGCAAGGGAAAAGCGACCTGGACTTGAAGGAATGGATCAAGGGTACACTATAGATCATGATGTCGCATCCGGGAAATTGATTACAGTATTTAGTGCACCAGACTATCCACAGTTTCAGGTATCGTCAATTTGACCATTCACTATCTTCATACTTTTTCACCTTACATGGTCCCCCTCTTGTCCACAGTTTCGTATTTTGTGTTATACTTGAGTGTGCTGTCCATCTTTACTTTATGAAAACGTCTGGTGTGTTTACTTTCAGTCTCCCAAAGAAGGGTAGTGCCTCTTTAAAGTTACACTATGTTACTGTtgatagaaattgtgtgaatgCTTGTAAGCTTTGTTGATCCTAAATatcttttcatgaaatttgtgCACAATAAGCGTATTAATGGTATATTAGAAGCATTTATCTTCTATTGCCGTGGCCCCGTGCTTTCAATGATTGCATCAGCCAGATGTAGAAATGGTAAGAATGAGTTGTgaggaattttttta from Lycium ferocissimum isolate CSIRO_LF1 chromosome 2, AGI_CSIRO_Lferr_CH_V1, whole genome shotgun sequence includes:
- the LOC132047642 gene encoding acyl carrier protein 1, chloroplastic-like, with the protein product MESHQNATELGFLPSVRADELGFLPAILAGVADFALFLLTVVPAYEKHQPHYLIYLRHHHQIPLHSAQPETFEIVQNTIAKQLSVDVNTVTRHTRFANLGPDSLDTVEIMMALEEKLGESIGEGGAQNIATVQDAADLIEKVKEIAA
- the LOC132040266 gene encoding serine/threonine-protein phosphatase 7, encoding MLSASEPPATAATPPPQSSDDDFFSSASLASTSATSSPSTSPPQPHPQIPITWPDDGTLTLTWVNNLMLAFDWSSKNLSPEELPSVLPVPVFDKLVLTGSKILHKETNCVCIDSGLGLGSDSKVVVVGDVHGQLHDVLFLLRDAGFPSDDRFFVFNGDYVDRGAWGLETFLLLLAWKVLMPNRVFLLRGNHESKYCTSVYGFEKEVLAKYADSGKHVYRKCLGCFEGLPLASIIGGNVYTAHGGIFRSVAVTPAKRAKGKKNRKIVLNPDVSALSLGSMEELLKSRRSVLDPPWEGTNLIPGDVLWSDPSMKKGLSPNKERGIGLLWGPDCTEDFLKKLNLKLIIRSHEGPDAREKRPGLEGMDQGYTIDHDVASGKLITVFSAPDYPQFQATEDRYRNKGAYIILEPPNFDIPVFRSFEAVTPRPKANPFYDFEDCIDSDEELDLASMATS